DNA sequence from the SAR324 cluster bacterium genome:
CCTCAATTATAATCTTTCATCTATCTTCTGCAGGTAATGAGAGATTGCCTTCAAGAATGCTAGTCAATAATTTTTGTAGCTGAAGTATTCTTCGACAAATTTGATCCACCAACGAACTGGTATGTTAGAACTGATATTTAGCTGACTAGATCCCGTGTGCATTAGCAGTTACTAAGCAAGAGATAGTTGGTAGTTCCATGAGCGATAGCAATTCTTACATGGGGGTGAGACCCTAGACTTTCATGATTTCTGGGAAAATCTCTCGAGGGGCACCATCAATACAATCTGCAAAAATTTCCTCAAACTCTGCACCAGGTAAACGCTCTGGGTCTTGGCCATAATTTTCAAAGTCTTCCAGCTTTTCCCATTTCTCCCACAGGTGGAAAGTGGTTTGACCCACATCATCTTTCGATAGTCCAACTTCTGCCGAAATGAAACCTGGCTTTGATTTGGTGATTGCAAAGCCTTTAGGGCCATTTACGAATTGAAGAAATCGTTCTTCCTTACCTATTTTCAATTTTGCTTCAAAATAAAACAGTGTTGGCATTGCTAACCTTAATCATAGAAATTTTTAAAAATTACCGGCCTCAGCAGAATGAAATACCAAGCCCAAAAAATTAGAAAAAGTGTCGAAAGTATCATTCAGTAGATAGTGAAGTAGCAAGCAAAGTTTGGAGGCTGGACCAATGGATTCTGTTCCGGTAAGTTTAGCTGAACAGACAACATTCCTAAAATGGAACCTAATTACTTGATTTGAACTAAGCAGATCTGAGTCTGTTGAATCAAATCGAAGCATGCCCCATAGAGATTCACAAACTGAGTAGCACAATGAAGCCACCACACACGTTTTATGGTTGTATTTCAGCCCTGATGACTCCCTGTGATGAATCTGGCATCCCCAATTTTGATGCGCTAGTCCGCAAAGGCCAGGAGCTGATGGAAGAAGGAATGAGTTCAGTGTTGTACTGTGGATCAATGGGCGACTGGCCGTTACTTTCTGAGGAGCATCGTCGCCACGGAGTGAATACCCTGATCGATGCTGGTCTTCCAGTCATTGTGGGAACCGGTGCTCAAAATACTCAGAATGCAGTTGCTCATGCTGTCCATGCAAAGGCTAGTGGAGCAAGAGGGTTGATGATCATTCCCAGGGTACTCTCCAGGGGCACCTCACCCACAGCTCAAAGAGCACATCTGGCTGCGGTTTTGGAAGCTGGGGTTGACCTTCCATCTGTTATTTACAACAGCCCATACTATGGATTTGAAACGAAAGCAGAGTTGTTTTTTGATTTACGGAAAGATTACCCGCATCTTGTTGGATTCAAGGAATTTGGAGGTGCCAAGGCGCTGAGTTACGCTGCAGAACACATCACCAGCGGTGAGAAAGTGTTGGAACTACTGGTTGGGGTCGATACCCAAGTTTGCCACGGAGTACTTCGATGTGGCGCCATTGGATTGATTACTGGGGTTGGCAACGTCCTGCCACAACCTGTGCTGAAGTTGTTTGCACTCTGCCAAATGGCTCTCAGCGGAGATTGCCAAGCAAAAAACTATGCTTATGAACTCGAAGACGCCCTAAAAACGCTATCCACTTTTGATGAAGGCCCAGACCTTGTCCTCTATTACAAATACCTGTTGTTTCTCAAGGGAGATGCTGACTATCAACACCATCTCAATGCCTTTGATAAATTGAGCCCAAGCCAGAAAGATTTTGCGGCGAGCCAGTTGACTTTGTTTGAACGATGGTGGGATAGATGGCCAGGAAAACAGCATCCTGCGGGATAGTTTCCAAATTCTGAACGATGTTCTCAACCGACAAGTTGAACTTTTTCATTCCTCTAGGTTGTCAATCACAATCGGTTCAATCGGATCCGCCGGTTGGAAACCAAAAATGCGAGCATAGAAATACAGCTCAAGCTCCAGGCAACGCTTGATGTTCTCTGCGATGCGGAAGCCATGCTGCTCTTTTTCAAAGGGCACATACGCCACAGGGATCCCCTTCGTCCGCAGTGCTTCGACCATCATCTCTGCCTGGTTGGGGGGTACCACTTGATCCTCCAGTCCATGGAAGAAAATGCAGGGGCTCGAAAGTTGATCTAAATGATTGATCGGTGAACGAGCCTGGTAGACTCCTTTCTCTTCGGGGTAATCGCCGATTAGTTGATCCAGGTAGCGCGATTCGAATTTGTGAGTTTCCTGGGCTAGAATTTCCAAGTCACTAATGCCATAGAGGCTCGCTCCTGCTTTGAAAGTGTCTGCAAAGGTCAAGGCAGCCAGTGTGGTGTAGCCTCCGGCACTGCCTCCCCGGATGGCCAGGCGCAGTGGATCTGCTTTTTGCTGACGCACCAAGTACTCCGCCCCAGCGACAGCGTCCTCCACGTCGATGATCCCCCACTGACGGATCAACTCATCCTGGTAGGCTCTTCCGTATCCTGTAGATCCCCGATAATTCAGGTCGAGCACTCCAAATCCACGCGTTGTCCAGTACTGCATCTTGAAGCTCAGCACTGCGTGGGTAGCGCTGGTGGGACCACCATGTAGCATCACGATCAGTGGAGGAGTTTCTCCATCCAGGCCCTGCAAATCTTGGTTTGTCGGAGGGTAGTAAAACCCGTGGGAAACTGCATTTCCCACAGTAGGGAACTCAATCGTTTGTGGGACAGAGAGGTAGGCCTGATCCAACTCCAAATCTGTCGAAGTCTTGATGGTTTGTATCGTTTCCGTGGAGAGCTCGATTTCGATAATTTCTGGAAAAAGCGTTGGTGAAGATGCCACTGTCAGGAGTCTGTTATCAGAAAGAGAAAGATTCCTGATGGAGGTATACGGGAGATCCAGATCTTCCAGCTCACCTGTCTCTGGATTCAGCAAGGCCAGTTGATCAAGATTCTTCTCGCTGTAGCAACAGATGATTTTGCCTGAATCGAGAAACTCGTAATGGTGCATCCCAAACACCCAGTGAGGACCACCAAATTCAGCTTCTCTTGGACATACGCTCTGTCCGGACTGCTCCCGATACAGGTTCCAGTAACCACTCTCATCAGAGATGTAAAAGAGCTCCCCAGTTGCTGAAAACTGCGGTTGTTGGACAGAGATTTTCTGCTCTACTTGCTTTCCACCCGCCACCGGAATCATTTCTCTGGGCATGCCAGCTTCGTCCAGTTCAGTAACCCAGATTGTCGATTCGTCCCAGGGCATATTAGGGTGATCCCAAGTCATGAACGCCATCCTTGATCCATCCGGACTGATCACTGGGGAGCTATAAAAATCGTGCACCTTGACAAGAATCATCAGCTCACCTGTTTCCAGATCAACTGTGCCGATCAGGTTTTGGGGTTCCCCAGAGACGTTGTGGTCTTCAACCACATAGATCATGCGGTTCCGCCGAGTATCAACACAGCCATTCGCAAAACGATAGCCCTCAGCATGTGTGAGTTGAGTCGGAGCCAGATCTTCCCATCCCTGGTGATACAGCTGCTGATCTGAAAAATTAGAGAAATAGATGCTGTCTCCATGAATCAGCGAGGCTCCTCCTCCATACTCATGAACCCGGGTTCTGATGTTGAAAGGAGCTGGTGTGATGTCACTGACCTTGCCGTCTGGATCCTGTTTGACCAGTACCGACCGACCTCCTTCCTGGGGCCGGGACTCAATCCAGCAGCGACCATTTTGTAGGGCTTGAGGGGAGGACAAGCCAATGGAACCAGCAACGATCAAGTCCGTGCTGATTGGTGACTTCCAGGAACCGTAAGGAGCTTTGGCCATATTTCGTAATCGATGAGGAAAATAAAAGGAATTTGGGTTTGTTTTAAAGCGTTTCGGTCAGCAAAGAGTTACTGACCAATTTGTTGAAAATATTTTGATGTAGAATAAGAATCCGCAAACGCCCTTGGTGCTACCAAGTGAAAGATGACTGCCTTAATCCTGCAA
Encoded proteins:
- a CDS encoding dihydrodipicolinate synthase family protein, which encodes MKPPHTFYGCISALMTPCDESGIPNFDALVRKGQELMEEGMSSVLYCGSMGDWPLLSEEHRRHGVNTLIDAGLPVIVGTGAQNTQNAVAHAVHAKASGARGLMIIPRVLSRGTSPTAQRAHLAAVLEAGVDLPSVIYNSPYYGFETKAELFFDLRKDYPHLVGFKEFGGAKALSYAAEHITSGEKVLELLVGVDTQVCHGVLRCGAIGLITGVGNVLPQPVLKLFALCQMALSGDCQAKNYAYELEDALKTLSTFDEGPDLVLYYKYLLFLKGDADYQHHLNAFDKLSPSQKDFAASQLTLFERWWDRWPGKQHPAG
- a CDS encoding S9 family peptidase, whose translation is MAKAPYGSWKSPISTDLIVAGSIGLSSPQALQNGRCWIESRPQEGGRSVLVKQDPDGKVSDITPAPFNIRTRVHEYGGGASLIHGDSIYFSNFSDQQLYHQGWEDLAPTQLTHAEGYRFANGCVDTRRNRMIYVVEDHNVSGEPQNLIGTVDLETGELMILVKVHDFYSSPVISPDGSRMAFMTWDHPNMPWDESTIWVTELDEAGMPREMIPVAGGKQVEQKISVQQPQFSATGELFYISDESGYWNLYREQSGQSVCPREAEFGGPHWVFGMHHYEFLDSGKIICCYSEKNLDQLALLNPETGELEDLDLPYTSIRNLSLSDNRLLTVASSPTLFPEIIEIELSTETIQTIKTSTDLELDQAYLSVPQTIEFPTVGNAVSHGFYYPPTNQDLQGLDGETPPLIVMLHGGPTSATHAVLSFKMQYWTTRGFGVLDLNYRGSTGYGRAYQDELIRQWGIIDVEDAVAGAEYLVRQQKADPLRLAIRGGSAGGYTTLAALTFADTFKAGASLYGISDLEILAQETHKFESRYLDQLIGDYPEEKGVYQARSPINHLDQLSSPCIFFHGLEDQVVPPNQAEMMVEALRTKGIPVAYVPFEKEQHGFRIAENIKRCLELELYFYARIFGFQPADPIEPIVIDNLEE